From Quercus robur chromosome 8, dhQueRobu3.1, whole genome shotgun sequence:
ACTCGAAACCCCCAACTCCACTCCGCTGCCTCATCTCCCTCAGTGTCCTGAATATGTTCTCGCTCACCAGTGCCAAATGCTGCACTCCAGCTCCTTCGTTGTGCTCCAGGTAAGTCTGTATCTGGCTCTTCCTTTTCGTCCCGTACACCGGCTCATTCATCGGTATCAGAACCGTTTCCTCGTTGTTCGCCAAAACGACGGAGTTCAATCCGCTCTCGCTCGTTCCGACGTCCTCCGCCGTGAATTCGGCGAACTCGTGGAATCCGGTGAAGGTTTTTACGTACGATACGGCGGCGGCGAGATCGGACACGTTGCCGACGGCGTGGTCTAGCCGTCGGATTCCGAAATCTAGCGACGGAAACGATGAGGTCGCGTCTACGGCCTCGAATTTGGGGAGGAACAAGGAATCGGAGCTGGATTTGGAGCTGACGTAGCGCAAAACGACGTCGCCGTAGAGGTGGACTTCGGAGAGAGCGGTCGTTTCGTCCTTGTCGAGGTGGACGGGAAGGGAGACGGGCGTGGCGCCGTGGGAGACGCTGACGTGGAAGGCGGAAACGGCGTCGTCGACCTCGACGGCGATGGCGCGAACGCCGAGGCCGTGCTTGGACGCGAAGTCGAGACAGGCGGCGCGATCGAAGGTGGGGATGGAGGACGCGGCTGCGGGGGCCACGTTTTCCATGGTGGCCAGAGAAGGAGAATACGGAGCTGTGAAGAGGAAGCTGAGCTGGCCGGAGCGGAGGAGATAGGATGCGTGGGTCAAGTTACCAGTGGATAGATCCGACTTGGCTACGATGGGCATTCCCAAGCCCCATGAGAATCTTCGGGCCGTGTTGGTGGCGTCCGTGCACCAGAACTCCACGTGGTGGAACCGGTTGACCTTGAAACGGTCGGATTTCGGGTTGACCCGGACGAAGTTGGAGAATCCGACGAGTTTGAACCCGGTTTCGTCCGGATTGTTGCCCATGGTTGTTGGTTGTTGGTTTCGGGTAACGTTGGGTTTACCGGGCGGAGTGAGTGGGAAATGATTGGGTGGTGGAAGAGTAAAATGGTGGAGAGTGAGTGGGTTTAAATAGAGATGATGGAATTTGGTTTTGGAATGTGGGTTTGGAGAGATTGGATTAAGCGAGTGAAGTCCGCACGTAAGCGTTATGGTCAACATGGGCTGAGATTTTTGCTTATGGATGGAATAATGATAGGATGACGTGGAAGGTTTATCACGGATTCACCTTAAGCAATGACTCCTATTCTTGGCTTCTAGGCTTTTAGTcttggattttactaatgtgtgtaTTAAAGACacacaataataaattatttttagaaaaaaaattttgataattgaaaaagtattgatagttttttcaattctcgaaaaaatattttcaaaaataaatggtttaATGTATACCTTAAGTGtacacattaaccggaccctttAGTCTTATTGGGAGGTGGGGACACTCATTttgattgaatttatttatcCACTTATATCTATATTACTAATAATAGAATTTCTTGTTTTGATTTCATCATTCTACACACCAAAATACTCTCTAGcttaaatatataaagttactaatttaaatatttctaatttttttttagtaaacagtaatacttattagaatacacacgaaataataatagtattttaaatcggatttataatatattatataaccagagtacaactacaaaatggCCTAAACGTTATAGTCAACATGGGTTGAGATTTTGCTTGTGGATGGAATAATGATTGGATGACGTGGAAGTTTATCACGGTAAGCAAACGACTCCTATTCTTGGCTTCTAGACTTTCCTAATTAGCAGCCCCACTCAAACATAAAACtacacattttaaacaacataatacacatttttatatactttttcacccacgcgtatatcaaaaacattcaaataacattactcaaactaaCTCACCAAACAAGCCCTTAGAAAGGTCCCACAATGGATACCAAACAGTCCACCACCTAAAAATTACAATTAGTTGAAAAGTTTATGTAATAAGtgatatatcattttttttttttttgttatataaagttatatgaTATTTACAAATGGATTTAGAATAATTGACACACGTATGTAATGATATGCAAACACGTCTCAGAGAATACTCAAGTTTtgtgtaatttttgttttaagaatATGCTAGAACTCAAAGGATTGTAGTTTTCTTTAGATTGTAGCTAAGAGCATAACTAAGCATAAGCCAtgtattcttattttttatcttaaaaaaaaaaaaaaaaaaaaaaatcttgaagataATGTATTCTTTTAGTCTTATTGGGGGGTGGGGACACTAATTtagattgaatttatttatcCATTTATATCCATATTACTAATAATAGAATTTCTTGTTTTGATTTCATCATTATACACACCAAAATACTCTCaagtttaaataataaagataaatatataaagttacTAATTTAAAcatttctaaattttagataaattaaataaaatagtttttttttttttcactctatCCATCTCTCTCATCTCATGTAagtttttttaactcttttttttctatcaGAGGAGAGGAGGGAGTAGTCCTTTCCTACAAGATAAttattttagtgattttttaatcattttattgctcatatgatttttagtggcttctttctcttttattttttggaaaattttgacactaaaacccaaaaaaaaaacctcatcacaCATGTGAAGCACGTGTGGTGAGGCTGGTTTTTAATAAGAATGTAGTGTTGTTATTAATTGAAATAATGAAGTAGTAAATATAGGAGTTCTTCCAACTAAACATTAAGTCA
This genomic window contains:
- the LOC126696742 gene encoding 4-hydroxyphenylpyruvate dioxygenase-like gives rise to the protein MLTITLTCGLHSLNPISPNPHSKTKFHHLYLNPLTLHHFTLPPPNHFPLTPPGKPNVTRNQQPTTMGNNPDETGFKLVGFSNFVRVNPKSDRFKVNRFHHVEFWCTDATNTARRFSWGLGMPIVAKSDLSTGNLTHASYLLRSGQLSFLFTAPYSPSLATMENVAPAAASSIPTFDRAACLDFASKHGLGVRAIAVEVDDAVSAFHVSVSHGATPVSLPVHLDKDETTALSEVHLYGDVVLRYVSSKSSSDSLFLPKFEAVDATSSFPSLDFGIRRLDHAVGNVSDLAAAVSYVKTFTGFHEFAEFTAEDVGTSESGLNSVVLANNEETVLIPMNEPVYGTKRKSQIQTYLEHNEGAGVQHLALVSENIFRTLREMRQRSGVGGFEFMPSPPPTYYKNLKNRAGDVLTDEQIKECEELGILVDRDDQGTLLQIFTKPVGDRPTIFIEIIQRVGCMLKDEEGKEYQKGGCGGFGKGNFSELFKSIEEYEKTLETKRVSEPAAA